From the genome of Epinephelus lanceolatus isolate andai-2023 chromosome 23, ASM4190304v1, whole genome shotgun sequence, one region includes:
- the hgfa gene encoding hepatocyte growth factor a isoform X2 — MRTNVWIYQAVVCVVVTVLDTGFCRRTHQLLQKYEKTESHILVCTDCPQPPLVRNSRSQEHCARKCKKVKKNFNCRAFNFQRHNRKCHLLPFDRFTHGVQKQANVNFTLYEKKDYIRECIIGTKDNYRGRRSWTKSNITCQAWSDNNINEHTFYPDRYPTQDLRENFCRNPNNDPGGPWCYTTDPNVRAEECGIPQCSEEICMTCNGEDYRGKMDHTESGKECQRWDSPRPHKHRFQPKKYRHKDLKDNYCRNPDNRLRPWCYTMDPKTPWEYCNISVCDSDSSEDTDVNVTTSCVQGKGTDYRGTMNVTPEGVTCQRWDSQLPHNHSFLPQNFKCKDLRENYCRNPDGAEYPWCFTTDPNQRIANCTHIPRCDAEATQKIECYEDTGETYRGTLSTTRSGIPCSNWSNHINSGDSHSTDSHVGLEKNYCRNPDRDKHGPWCYTNPNNRLAWDYCKLKRCESATVAPQPNTLTGPKISCFVHINTRIVGGHQVRGTDGSWVVSIQRENVHLCGGSLIREDWILTDQQCFTSCVPDLKDYSVQVGLRHLNESSSHPRLRISRLICGPEGSNLVMLKLEDPAPVSEGASTIHLPVKECHIAEGTNCTMYGWGETKNTGYDEALNALTMPMVNNDMCSQIKGDAGESRICAGGKRGEGVCDKDNGGPLVCQEHERKVIIGVSIQRTKCASSQPALFVNVAFYSEWIYKVFKLYPSLERN; from the exons ATGAGGACAAACGTGTGGATTTACCAAGCTGTGGTGTGTGTTGTGGTCACTGTACTGGACACAG GTTTTTGTAGAAGGACTCATCAGTTGTTACAGAAGTATGAGAAGACTGAGAGTCACATACTGGTTTGCACAGACTGCCCTCAGCCCCCGTTGGTACGAAACAGCCGATCGCAGGAACACTGCGCCCGCAAGTGCAAGAAGGTCAAGAAAAACTTCAACTGCAG GGCTTTCAACTTCCAACGGCACAACAGGAAATGCCACTTGCTTCCCTTTGACCGCTTCACCCACGGTGTGCAGAAGCAGGCCAATGTCAACTTTACtttgtatgaaaaaaaag ATTATATAAGGGAGTGTATCATCGGCACCAAGGACAACTACAGAGGGAGGAGGTCTTGGACGAAGTCAAACATCACTTGCCAAGCTTGGTCAGATAATAACATCAATGAACACAC GTTTTATCCTGATAGGTACCCAACGCAAGACCTGAGGGAGAACTTCTGTCGGAATCCCAACAACGACCCCGGTGGTCCGTGGTGTTACACCACAGACCCCAACGTACGAGCAGAGGAGTGTGGCATACCACAGTGTTCGGAGG AAATCTGTATGACATGTAATGGGGAAGATTATCGGGGCAAAATGGACCATACAGAGAGTGGCAAAGAGTGCCAAAGATGGGATTCACCAAGGCCTCACAAACACCGTTTTCAACCCAAAAA GTATCGGCACAAAGATTTAAAGGACAACTACTGTCGTAACCCAGATAATCGCCTCCGTCCCTGGTGCTACACCATGGATCCCAAAACACCGTGGGAGTACTGCAACATCTCTGTGTGTG ATTCGGACTCAAGTGAGGACACAGATGTCAATGTAACAACATCCTGCGTCCAGGGAAAGGGCACAGATTACCGAGGCACAATGAATGTCACTCCGGAGGGTGTGACGTGTCAGCGCTGGGACTCCCAGTTGCCCCATAACCACTCCTTTCTCCCTCAGAACTTCAAATGCAA AGACCTCAGAGAGAACTACTGCCGTAACCCCGATGGTGCAGAGTACCCATGGTGCTTCACTACAGACCCTAATCAGAGGATAGCCAACTGCACCCACATCCCCAGGTGTGATGCTGAGGCCACACAAAAAATAG AGTGTTATGAAGACACCGGAGAAACATACAGGGGCACTTTATCCACAACTCGATCTGGGATTCCATGTTCAAACTGGTCAAATCACATAAACAG tgGGGATTCTCACTCTACAGACTCCCACGTGGGGCTGGAGAAGAACTACTGCCGGAACCCAGACCGGGACAAACATGGCCCCTGGTGTTACACCAATCCAAATAACCGCTTGGCCTGGGACTACTGCAAACTGAAGCGCT GTGAATCAGCGACAGTGGCTCCTCAACCCAACA CTCTGACTGGGCCCAAGATATCGTGCTTTGTGCATATAAACACCAGAATTGTTGGAGGACACCAAGTGCGTGGGACAGATGGCAGCTGGGTTGTTAGCATCCAAAGAGA GAATGTTCATTTGTGTGGAGGCTCGTTGATCAGAGAAGACTGGATTTTGACGGACCAACAGTGCTTCACCTCCTG TGTTCCAGATCTCAAGGATTACAGTGTGCAGGTTGGTCTGCGCCACCTCAATGAATCCTCAAGCCATCCAAGGCTACGCATCTCTCGCCTTATATGTGGTCCAGAAGGATCCAACCTGGTTATGCTGAAACTAGAAGA TCCCGCCCCTGTGTCCGAAGGTGCCTCCACTATTCATCTTCCAGTGAAAGAGTGTCACATTGCCGAGGGCACCAACTGCACCATGTACGGATGGGGGGAAACCAAAA ACACAGGATACGATGAGGCACTGAACGCTTTGACCATGCCCATGGTCAACAACGACATGTGCTCACAAATCAAAGGGGACGCTGGGGAGAGCAGGATATGTGCCGGCGGCAAGAGAGGAGAAGGCGTGTGTGAT AAAGACAACGGTGGTCCATTGGTCTGCCAGGAACACGAGCGCAAAGTCATCATCGGCGTTAGCATCCAAAGGACAAAATGCGCCTCATCACAGCCTGCGCTTTTTGTAAACGTTGCTTTCTACTCTGAGTGGATTTACAAAGTGTTCAAACTTTACCCCAGTCTGGAGAGGAACTGA
- the hgfa gene encoding hepatocyte growth factor a isoform X1: protein MRTNVWIYQAVVCVVVTVLDTGFCRRTHQLLQKYEKTESHILVCTDCPQPPLVRNSRSQEHCARKCKKVKKNFNCRAFNFQRHNRKCHLLPFDRFTHGVQKQANVNFTLYEKKDYIRECIIGTKDNYRGRRSWTKSNITCQAWSDNNINEHTFYPDRYPTQDLRENFCRNPNNDPGGPWCYTTDPNVRAEECGIPQCSEEICMTCNGEDYRGKMDHTESGKECQRWDSPRPHKHRFQPKKYRHKDLKDNYCRNPDNRLRPWCYTMDPKTPWEYCNISVCDSDSSEDTDVNVTTSCVQGKGTDYRGTMNVTPEGVTCQRWDSQLPHNHSFLPQNFKCNLCMCYRDLRENYCRNPDGAEYPWCFTTDPNQRIANCTHIPRCDAEATQKIECYEDTGETYRGTLSTTRSGIPCSNWSNHINSGDSHSTDSHVGLEKNYCRNPDRDKHGPWCYTNPNNRLAWDYCKLKRCESATVAPQPNTLTGPKISCFVHINTRIVGGHQVRGTDGSWVVSIQRENVHLCGGSLIREDWILTDQQCFTSCVPDLKDYSVQVGLRHLNESSSHPRLRISRLICGPEGSNLVMLKLEDPAPVSEGASTIHLPVKECHIAEGTNCTMYGWGETKNTGYDEALNALTMPMVNNDMCSQIKGDAGESRICAGGKRGEGVCDKDNGGPLVCQEHERKVIIGVSIQRTKCASSQPALFVNVAFYSEWIYKVFKLYPSLERN from the exons ATGAGGACAAACGTGTGGATTTACCAAGCTGTGGTGTGTGTTGTGGTCACTGTACTGGACACAG GTTTTTGTAGAAGGACTCATCAGTTGTTACAGAAGTATGAGAAGACTGAGAGTCACATACTGGTTTGCACAGACTGCCCTCAGCCCCCGTTGGTACGAAACAGCCGATCGCAGGAACACTGCGCCCGCAAGTGCAAGAAGGTCAAGAAAAACTTCAACTGCAG GGCTTTCAACTTCCAACGGCACAACAGGAAATGCCACTTGCTTCCCTTTGACCGCTTCACCCACGGTGTGCAGAAGCAGGCCAATGTCAACTTTACtttgtatgaaaaaaaag ATTATATAAGGGAGTGTATCATCGGCACCAAGGACAACTACAGAGGGAGGAGGTCTTGGACGAAGTCAAACATCACTTGCCAAGCTTGGTCAGATAATAACATCAATGAACACAC GTTTTATCCTGATAGGTACCCAACGCAAGACCTGAGGGAGAACTTCTGTCGGAATCCCAACAACGACCCCGGTGGTCCGTGGTGTTACACCACAGACCCCAACGTACGAGCAGAGGAGTGTGGCATACCACAGTGTTCGGAGG AAATCTGTATGACATGTAATGGGGAAGATTATCGGGGCAAAATGGACCATACAGAGAGTGGCAAAGAGTGCCAAAGATGGGATTCACCAAGGCCTCACAAACACCGTTTTCAACCCAAAAA GTATCGGCACAAAGATTTAAAGGACAACTACTGTCGTAACCCAGATAATCGCCTCCGTCCCTGGTGCTACACCATGGATCCCAAAACACCGTGGGAGTACTGCAACATCTCTGTGTGTG ATTCGGACTCAAGTGAGGACACAGATGTCAATGTAACAACATCCTGCGTCCAGGGAAAGGGCACAGATTACCGAGGCACAATGAATGTCACTCCGGAGGGTGTGACGTGTCAGCGCTGGGACTCCCAGTTGCCCCATAACCACTCCTTTCTCCCTCAGAACTTCAAATGCAA tttgtgtatgtgttataGAGACCTCAGAGAGAACTACTGCCGTAACCCCGATGGTGCAGAGTACCCATGGTGCTTCACTACAGACCCTAATCAGAGGATAGCCAACTGCACCCACATCCCCAGGTGTGATGCTGAGGCCACACAAAAAATAG AGTGTTATGAAGACACCGGAGAAACATACAGGGGCACTTTATCCACAACTCGATCTGGGATTCCATGTTCAAACTGGTCAAATCACATAAACAG tgGGGATTCTCACTCTACAGACTCCCACGTGGGGCTGGAGAAGAACTACTGCCGGAACCCAGACCGGGACAAACATGGCCCCTGGTGTTACACCAATCCAAATAACCGCTTGGCCTGGGACTACTGCAAACTGAAGCGCT GTGAATCAGCGACAGTGGCTCCTCAACCCAACA CTCTGACTGGGCCCAAGATATCGTGCTTTGTGCATATAAACACCAGAATTGTTGGAGGACACCAAGTGCGTGGGACAGATGGCAGCTGGGTTGTTAGCATCCAAAGAGA GAATGTTCATTTGTGTGGAGGCTCGTTGATCAGAGAAGACTGGATTTTGACGGACCAACAGTGCTTCACCTCCTG TGTTCCAGATCTCAAGGATTACAGTGTGCAGGTTGGTCTGCGCCACCTCAATGAATCCTCAAGCCATCCAAGGCTACGCATCTCTCGCCTTATATGTGGTCCAGAAGGATCCAACCTGGTTATGCTGAAACTAGAAGA TCCCGCCCCTGTGTCCGAAGGTGCCTCCACTATTCATCTTCCAGTGAAAGAGTGTCACATTGCCGAGGGCACCAACTGCACCATGTACGGATGGGGGGAAACCAAAA ACACAGGATACGATGAGGCACTGAACGCTTTGACCATGCCCATGGTCAACAACGACATGTGCTCACAAATCAAAGGGGACGCTGGGGAGAGCAGGATATGTGCCGGCGGCAAGAGAGGAGAAGGCGTGTGTGAT AAAGACAACGGTGGTCCATTGGTCTGCCAGGAACACGAGCGCAAAGTCATCATCGGCGTTAGCATCCAAAGGACAAAATGCGCCTCATCACAGCCTGCGCTTTTTGTAAACGTTGCTTTCTACTCTGAGTGGATTTACAAAGTGTTCAAACTTTACCCCAGTCTGGAGAGGAACTGA